A single window of Flavobacterium aestivum DNA harbors:
- a CDS encoding DUF2157 domain-containing protein, protein MTNFEEQATQTLFEKNHITEEQFGAIREYRGLNLFSVHNELKLLLYLSMLMFTSGIGILIYQNIDTIGHTALLGLLLLVTLTCFYFCFKKHEGFKKEEVLFSNPLYDYLVLTAVILSCTFVGYLQFQYQTFGTHYGLATLVPTVISLFCAYYFDNKSVLSIGITGMAAYLGLSVDPKQVFENEMFDNPYLSYIGLAFGLVLLLWALYAIKINLKKHFNLVYLTFSLHLVSLACIVNLFEDYYWLPFGIVLGITAYYFYNLSFQIKSISLFIFTILYGYIGINILFVRVIELIKFDDLFFLFIFTTPFYFIGSILGFIKLIKHFNKNTTDDSIR, encoded by the coding sequence ATGACGAATTTCGAGGAACAAGCAACTCAAACGCTTTTTGAAAAAAATCACATTACAGAAGAACAATTTGGAGCCATTCGGGAGTACCGAGGTTTGAATTTGTTTTCAGTTCACAACGAACTGAAATTATTACTATACCTTTCGATGTTAATGTTTACATCGGGGATTGGTATATTAATTTATCAAAACATAGACACAATTGGACATACTGCACTACTTGGATTATTGCTTTTAGTAACGTTAACTTGTTTTTATTTTTGTTTCAAAAAACATGAGGGCTTCAAAAAAGAAGAAGTACTATTCTCCAATCCGCTTTATGATTACTTAGTACTTACAGCGGTTATACTGAGCTGTACATTTGTGGGATATTTGCAATTTCAATACCAAACTTTTGGAACCCATTACGGATTGGCCACTTTGGTACCAACTGTTATCAGTCTTTTTTGTGCTTATTATTTTGACAATAAAAGTGTTTTATCCATAGGAATCACAGGGATGGCGGCTTATTTGGGACTCTCAGTAGATCCAAAACAAGTGTTTGAAAACGAAATGTTTGACAATCCCTATTTAAGTTATATTGGTTTAGCATTTGGATTGGTTTTGTTACTTTGGGCCTTGTATGCAATCAAAATCAATTTGAAAAAGCACTTCAATCTCGTTTATCTTACTTTCTCGTTGCATTTGGTTAGTTTAGCCTGTATTGTAAATTTATTTGAAGATTACTATTGGTTACCTTTTGGAATAGTTTTAGGAATTACTGCCTACTACTTTTATAATTTAAGCTTTCAAATCAAGTCTATATCTCTATTTATTTTTACTATTCTATACGGATATATAGGAATAAACATCTTATTTGTAAGAGTTATAGAATTAATAAAATTTGATGACCTATTCTTTTTATTCATTTTCACCACTCCTTTTTATTTTATTGGTTCCATACTTGGATTTATAAAATTGATTAAACACTTCAACAAAAACACGACTGATGATAGTATACGATAA
- the argH gene encoding argininosuccinate lyase has product MKLWEKGIPTDKQIEHFTVGNDRELDLVLAKYDALGSIAHAKMLGQIGLLTNAETESLVVALNEIIQDIANGNFEIEDSFEDVHSKIEYLLTVKLGDAGKKIHTARSRNDQVLVDVNLYLKDEVKELKEQVKTLFDLMMESAEKHQNVLLPGYTHLQIAMPSSFGMWFSAYAESLIDDITMLNAALKIVDQNPLGSAAGYGSSFPINRTFTTQELGFETLKFNAVAAQMSRGKSEKTVAFAMSSIAATLSKFSMDVCLYMSQNFDFIGLPSHLTTGSSIMPHKKNPDVFELIRGKCNKIQALPYEITLITNNLPSGYHRDLQLLKEGLFPAIQNLKACLDIAIFSIKDITVKDNILNDPKYNYLFTVDTLNEMVVAGMPFRDAYKAVAEQLENGTYQSPKETKHTHEGSINNLCLAAIKDKMKSTY; this is encoded by the coding sequence ATGAAACTTTGGGAAAAAGGAATACCAACCGACAAACAAATTGAACATTTTACGGTAGGAAATGACAGGGAACTTGATTTGGTTTTGGCCAAATATGATGCCTTAGGCTCCATTGCCCACGCCAAAATGTTAGGGCAAATAGGTTTATTGACTAATGCTGAAACCGAATCTTTGGTCGTAGCCTTGAACGAAATCATACAAGACATCGCGAACGGGAATTTCGAAATCGAAGACAGCTTTGAAGACGTACATTCTAAAATTGAATATTTGCTAACAGTAAAACTTGGCGATGCCGGAAAAAAAATCCACACCGCACGTTCTAGAAACGATCAGGTTTTAGTCGATGTGAACTTATACTTGAAAGATGAAGTCAAAGAACTGAAAGAACAGGTAAAAACACTTTTTGATTTAATGATGGAATCGGCAGAAAAACACCAAAATGTGCTATTGCCAGGTTACACTCATCTTCAAATTGCAATGCCTTCCTCTTTCGGGATGTGGTTTTCTGCCTATGCAGAAAGTCTTATAGACGACATCACAATGCTAAATGCCGCTTTGAAAATAGTGGATCAAAATCCGCTGGGCTCAGCTGCAGGTTACGGAAGCTCATTCCCTATCAACCGAACATTTACAACTCAGGAATTAGGTTTTGAAACCTTAAAATTCAACGCAGTTGCGGCACAAATGAGCCGTGGAAAATCGGAAAAGACAGTAGCTTTTGCCATGAGCAGTATAGCAGCTACACTTTCTAAATTCTCAATGGATGTGTGTTTGTACATGAGTCAAAATTTTGATTTTATAGGCTTGCCATCTCACTTAACCACAGGTTCCAGCATTATGCCACACAAGAAAAACCCGGATGTTTTTGAGCTGATTCGTGGTAAATGCAATAAGATTCAAGCCTTACCGTATGAAATCACTTTAATTACCAACAATCTGCCAAGCGGCTACCACAGGGATTTACAACTCTTGAAAGAAGGATTGTTTCCAGCCATACAAAACTTGAAAGCCTGTTTGGATATCGCTATTTTCTCTATCAAAGACATCACGGTAAAAGACAATATTTTAAATGACCCAAAATACAATTATCTGTTTACAGTAGATACACTAAACGAAATGGTTGTAGCTGGAATGCCATTTAGAGATGCCTACAAAGCCGTTGCTGAGCAATTGGAAAACGGAACATATCAATCTCCAAAAGAAACCAAACATACACATGAAGGAAGCATTAATAACCTTTGTCTAGCAGCAATAAAGGATAAAATGAAGAGTACCTATTAA
- the clpB gene encoding ATP-dependent chaperone ClpB, producing MNINKFTIKSQEAIQLSQQLVQSLGQQQIENEHIFKAIFEVDENVAPFILKKLNVNVPLFLQILDSTIQSFPRVSGGEIQLSRAASSALNEAEIIAKKMNDEYVSIEHLILAIFDSKSKVAQILKDQGVTGKGLKAAIDELRKGERVTSASAEETYNSLNKYAKNLNELARTGKLDPVIGRDEEIRRVLQILTRRTKNNPMLVGEPGVGKTAIAEGLAHRIVDGDVPDNLKDKIVFSLDMGALIAGAKYKGEFEERLKSVVKEVIAAEGDIVLFIDEIHTLVGAGGGEGAMDAANILKPALARGELRAIGATTLDEYQKYFEKDKALERRFQKIIIEEPDIESAISILRGIKEKYETHHKVQIKDDAIIAAVTLSQRYISNRFLPDKAIDLMDEAASKLRMEINSKPEELDVLDRKIMQLEIEIEAIKREKDESKLKVLGLELANLKEERNVIYAKWKSEKEVADNIQEVKTEIENFKYEAERAERDGDYGKVAEIRYGKIKEAQERLDVFQKQLAENQSGTSLIKEEVTREDIAEVVAKWTGIPVMKMLQGEKEKLLHLEQELHKRVVGQEEAIEAVSDAVRRSRAGLQDMKKPIGTFLFLGSTGVGKTELAKALAEYLFDDENAMTRIDMSEYQERHSVSRLVGAPPGYIGYEEGGQLTEAVRRKPYSVILLDEIEKAHPDTFNILLQVLDEGRLTDNKGRLADFKNTIIIMTSNMGSQIIQDKFENLKTGVEAATELAKIEVMGLLMQTVRPEFINRIDEIVMFRPLTSANIARIVSLQLHNVTQMLAQQGISIDATPEAIAYLSEKGYDPQFGARPVKRVIQKEVLNQLSKEILAGKIIADSIILLDEFDGQLVFRNQTELTHE from the coding sequence ATGAACATAAATAAATTTACCATTAAATCACAGGAAGCTATACAGCTTTCGCAGCAACTGGTTCAGAGTTTGGGTCAGCAACAAATTGAGAACGAACACATTTTTAAAGCTATTTTTGAAGTAGATGAGAATGTAGCTCCGTTTATTTTGAAAAAACTCAATGTCAATGTACCATTGTTTTTACAAATTTTAGACAGTACAATTCAAAGTTTTCCAAGAGTTAGCGGAGGCGAAATACAGCTTTCCAGAGCAGCCAGCTCTGCATTGAACGAAGCGGAAATCATTGCAAAAAAAATGAATGACGAATACGTTTCAATAGAGCATTTAATACTTGCCATATTCGATTCTAAAAGCAAAGTAGCCCAAATCCTAAAAGACCAAGGTGTAACCGGAAAAGGACTCAAAGCAGCCATAGACGAATTACGAAAAGGCGAACGTGTAACCTCAGCCTCAGCCGAAGAAACTTATAATTCTTTGAACAAATACGCCAAAAACCTCAACGAATTGGCCAGAACCGGAAAACTCGATCCAGTAATTGGTCGTGACGAGGAAATTAGACGCGTACTGCAAATCCTTACCCGAAGAACCAAAAACAACCCAATGCTAGTGGGAGAACCTGGAGTGGGTAAAACCGCTATTGCCGAAGGTCTCGCACACCGTATTGTAGATGGCGATGTGCCTGATAACCTAAAAGACAAAATCGTATTTTCTCTTGATATGGGAGCCCTAATTGCTGGTGCCAAATACAAAGGGGAATTCGAGGAACGATTAAAATCAGTAGTCAAAGAAGTTATTGCTGCCGAAGGAGACATCGTATTATTCATTGACGAAATTCACACGCTTGTAGGTGCAGGTGGTGGCGAAGGTGCAATGGATGCAGCTAATATTTTGAAACCAGCTTTGGCTCGTGGAGAATTGAGAGCCATAGGTGCAACGACTTTAGACGAATACCAAAAATATTTTGAAAAAGACAAAGCCCTTGAACGTCGTTTCCAAAAAATCATCATCGAAGAACCAGATATCGAAAGTGCGATTTCAATCCTAAGAGGAATCAAGGAAAAATACGAAACACACCATAAAGTACAAATCAAGGACGACGCTATCATTGCAGCCGTAACACTATCGCAACGTTACATTTCCAATCGTTTCTTACCAGACAAAGCCATCGACTTAATGGACGAAGCGGCTTCTAAACTCCGTATGGAAATCAACTCCAAACCCGAGGAATTGGATGTTTTGGATAGAAAAATCATGCAATTGGAAATCGAAATTGAAGCCATCAAACGCGAAAAAGACGAAAGCAAACTCAAAGTATTGGGATTGGAATTAGCCAATCTTAAAGAAGAGCGAAACGTGATTTACGCCAAATGGAAATCCGAAAAAGAAGTTGCCGATAATATTCAGGAAGTAAAAACCGAAATTGAAAATTTCAAATACGAGGCCGAACGTGCCGAACGTGATGGCGATTACGGTAAAGTAGCCGAAATTCGTTACGGAAAAATCAAGGAAGCTCAAGAACGATTAGATGTTTTTCAGAAACAATTAGCCGAAAATCAATCGGGAACTTCCTTAATAAAAGAGGAAGTAACCCGTGAAGACATTGCCGAAGTGGTGGCCAAATGGACAGGAATTCCTGTGATGAAAATGCTACAGGGAGAAAAAGAAAAACTATTGCATCTTGAACAAGAATTGCACAAACGCGTTGTAGGTCAAGAAGAAGCCATCGAAGCTGTGAGCGACGCCGTACGTCGAAGCCGTGCAGGATTGCAGGATATGAAAAAACCAATTGGTACCTTCCTATTCCTTGGATCAACCGGAGTGGGAAAAACCGAATTAGCCAAAGCGCTAGCCGAATATCTTTTTGATGATGAGAATGCCATGACCCGAATTGACATGAGCGAATACCAAGAGCGCCACAGCGTGAGCCGTTTGGTGGGAGCGCCTCCAGGATACATAGGTTATGAAGAAGGAGGTCAATTGACCGAAGCCGTACGAAGAAAACCTTATTCTGTTATTTTGCTCGACGAGATAGAGAAAGCCCATCCGGACACTTTCAATATCTTGTTGCAAGTACTCGATGAAGGACGTTTGACGGACAACAAAGGACGCTTGGCCGATTTTAAGAACACCATAATCATCATGACTTCCAACATGGGAAGCCAAATTATACAGGATAAATTTGAGAATCTAAAAACAGGGGTCGAAGCAGCCACCGAATTGGCAAAAATAGAAGTAATGGGATTATTGATGCAAACGGTACGTCCGGAATTCATCAACCGTATAGACGAGATAGTTATGTTCCGTCCGCTTACCTCAGCCAATATCGCCAGAATTGTGAGCTTACAACTCCATAACGTCACTCAAATGCTGGCTCAGCAAGGCATCTCGATAGACGCTACGCCGGAAGCCATAGCCTATCTGTCTGAGAAAGGTTATGATCCGCAATTTGGAGCTCGTCCCGTAAAAAGAGTAATTCAAAAAGAAGTCCTAAACCAACTCTCTAAAGAAATACTCGCAGGAAAAATTATTGCCGATAGCATAATCCTGCTCGATGAATTTGATGGGCAACTGGTTTTTAGAAACCAAACGGAGTTGACACACGAGTAA
- the ytxJ gene encoding bacillithiol system redox-active protein YtxJ — protein MSIFNSLFGSSEEKKTAVSKINWIPLTDLNQLNEIIALSNEKPVSIFKHSTRCSVSRMALRQFENEFDSADTTDTYFLDLLEYREVSNEIANRFQVMHQSPQVLLIKNGKSVYDASHSDIDAKDLAERL, from the coding sequence ATGAGTATATTTAATTCCCTATTTGGTAGTTCTGAAGAAAAGAAAACAGCAGTTAGTAAAATCAATTGGATTCCATTAACAGATTTAAATCAGTTGAATGAAATTATTGCACTATCAAATGAAAAACCGGTATCGATTTTTAAGCATAGCACCCGTTGCAGCGTGAGTAGAATGGCTTTGAGACAATTTGAAAATGAGTTTGATTCTGCTGATACTACTGATACCTATTTTTTGGATTTGCTGGAATACCGTGAGGTTTCCAATGAAATCGCAAATCGTTTTCAAGTGATGCACCAATCTCCACAAGTGTTATTGATTAAAAACGGTAAATCAGTTTATGATGCTTCGCATAGTGATATTGATGCGAAGGATTTGGCGGAGAGACTGTAA